Proteins from a single region of Butyrivibrio fibrisolvens:
- a CDS encoding aspartate dehydrogenase, whose amino-acid sequence MMFFKKRAEKKTYDKENKKPVIRASICNGEQVAGFMDVHTGSFEEVMLIRDSEDLLQFMNEYGISGEIEKVY is encoded by the coding sequence CTGATGTTCTTTAAGAAAAGAGCTGAAAAGAAAACTTACGATAAAGAAAACAAGAAGCCTGTGATCAGGGCGAGCATCTGCAATGGAGAGCAGGTTGCAGGTTTTATGGATGTTCATACAGGATCTTTTGAGGAAGTTATGCTTATCAGGGATTCTGAAGATCTGTTGCAGTTCATGAATGAGTACGGAATCAGTGGTGAAATAGAGAAAGTCTATTGA
- a CDS encoding Crp/Fnr family transcriptional regulator encodes MEINGIEKSRLFLGMTTKELSTCLDLLEAKEKNYRKDDIILHAGDKTSAIGMVLSGSVTIESNDVWGNCTVLSHVGKGQYFAETYALLGEVLLVDVRANEDCNILFCNIRNLLDDSKKSSSLKEKLLKNILIISSQKNLVLSGRSFHTSPKSCRGRLLSYLNAIALQTGSREFDIPFNRQQLADYLNLERTNMSKELSHMKDEGLIEYKKSHFKLLKVD; translated from the coding sequence ATGGAAATAAATGGTATAGAAAAAAGCAGACTGTTCCTTGGCATGACAACAAAAGAACTGTCCACATGCCTTGACCTGCTGGAAGCTAAAGAAAAGAACTATAGAAAAGATGACATAATCCTTCATGCCGGAGACAAAACCTCCGCTATAGGCATGGTGCTTTCTGGAAGCGTTACTATTGAAAGTAATGACGTCTGGGGCAACTGCACGGTCCTAAGCCATGTCGGAAAAGGCCAGTACTTCGCCGAAACCTACGCACTTCTTGGCGAAGTTCTTCTTGTTGATGTCAGAGCTAACGAAGACTGCAACATCCTTTTTTGCAATATAAGAAATCTCCTTGATGACAGCAAAAAGAGCTCTTCCTTGAAGGAAAAGCTCCTTAAAAACATACTTATTATCTCATCGCAGAAAAACCTTGTTCTCTCTGGTCGAAGCTTTCATACTTCTCCCAAGAGCTGCCGCGGACGCCTCCTGTCATACCTGAATGCTATCGCGCTTCAGACAGGTTCCAGAGAATTTGATATCCCCTTCAACAGGCAACAACTTGCTGATTACCTGAACCTCGAAAGAACCAATATGTCCAAAGAACTCTCGCACATGAAAGATGAAGGACTGATTGAGTATAAAAAAAGTCATTTCAAGCTTCTTAAGGTTGATTAG